In the genome of Lycorma delicatula isolate Av1 chromosome 8, ASM4794821v1, whole genome shotgun sequence, one region contains:
- the path gene encoding solute carrier family 36 member pathetic, whose product MPANGQQNMTELDSFLPQDGSNMKDGVQHGKYKVTLSPAKKQDVEADNLKQDGKGYWDPFKERHTLSNATTDCDTLTHLLKAALGTGILAMPMAFKYAGMSVGIVATIVVSLVCTHCSYVLVKCAHELYHRTNVSTMSFAQVGEVAFASGPPWGRKFSKLARACIVGGLFAAYFGTCSVYTVLISENFKPVLEYYLGYQINKRLCIASLLIPLILLCWVPNLKKLAPISMVANLFMGVGLLITFYYLVWDLPSVYDLPQVGALETLPQFFSTTIFAIEAIGVVMPLENAMKTPQHFIGICGVLNQGMGGVTLIYILLGFLGYLKYGDLTKDSITLNLPDTDIAAQVVKVFIGLAVYCTYGLQYFVCLEIVWNAFKDRFKNNVRFGDYLVRTVLTSCTVLLAVAVPTIGPFISLIGALCFSFLGLIIPVFIEFVTFWDVGFGSCNWIVWKNILVLIFGVLALIFGSYTSILQIIKEYSPSESIEEGEKVLGVVGRAAVPYLNSTLDSVLNGTLDSVLNGTMSPE is encoded by the exons atacAAAGTCACATTATCACCTGCAAAAAAACAAGATGTTGAAGCAGACAACTTAAAGCAAGATGGTAAAGGTTACTGGGATCCGTTCAAGGAACGGCATACTCTATCTAATGCTACTAC gGACTGTGATACATTAACCCATTTACTCAAGGCAGCTCTCGGTACTGGTATACTGGCTATGCCTATGGCATTTAAATATGCAGGAATGTCTGTTGGAATTGTTGCTACTATTGTTGTATCGCTTGTTTGTACTCATTGTTCTTATGTACTG GTAAAATGTGCCCATGAATTATATCATCGTACTAATGTAAGCACAATGAGCTTTGCACAAGTAGGTGAAGTTGCATTTGCAAGTGGCCCTCCATGGGGCAGGAAATTTAGTAAATTAGCAAG GGCATGCATTGTTGGAGGATTATTTGCTGCCTATTTTGGTACATGTAGTGTATATACAGtacttatttctgaaaatttcaagccg gttcttgaatattatttaggttatcaaataaataaaagattatgcaTTGCATCATTACtgattccattaattttattatgttgggttccaaatttgaagaaattggCACCAATATCAATGGTGGCTAATCTTTTCATGGGTGTTGGactgttaataacattttattatttagtgtgggaTCTTCCTTCAGTATATGACCTTCCACAAGTTGGAGCATTGGAAACTTTACCTCAGTTTTTTAGTACTACAATATTTGCTATAGAAGCTATTGGTGTG GTTATGCCACTGGAAAATGCTATGAAAACACCCCAACATTTTATTGGTATATGTGGTGTATTAAACCAAGGTATGGGAGGTGTTACACTTATCTATATCTTATTAGGTTTCTTAGGGTATCTTAAATATGGTGATTTAACAAAAGACAGTATAACGTTAAATCTGCCCGATACTGATAT tgcTGCTCAGGTTGTAAAAGTTTTCATTGGATTAGCTGTATATTGTACATATGGACTTCAATATTTTGTGTGTTTGGAAATCGTGTGGAATGCTTTTAAAGACCGATTTAAGAATAATGTTCGTTTTGGAGATTATTTGGTCAGAACTGTTCTCACAAGTTGTACTG ttttacttgcAGTTGCAGTTCCTACTATTGGACCATTTATTTCTCTGATAGGAGCTCTGTGTTTCTCATTTCTCGGGCTTATCATTCCAGTTTTTATAGAATTTGTTACTTTTTGGGATGTAGGATTTGGTAGCTGCAATTGGATCGTGTGGAAAAACATACTTGTTCTTATCTTTGGTGTACTTGCATTAATATTTGGATCATATACTAGTATCTTACAAATCATTAAAGAATATTCTCCAAGCGAATCAATTGAAGAGGGAGAAAAGGTACTTGGAGTTGTAGGACGTGCTGCTGTTCCGTATTTAAATAGTACATTGGATTCAGTTTTAAATGGTACATTGGATTCAGTTTTAAATGGTACAATGAGTCCTGAATAA